The following coding sequences lie in one Pelecanus crispus isolate bPelCri1 chromosome 9, bPelCri1.pri, whole genome shotgun sequence genomic window:
- the SEPTIN2 gene encoding septin-2 — protein MSKQQPAQFTNPETPGYVGFANLPNQVHRKSVKKGFEFTLMVVGESGLGKSTLINSLFLTDLYPERIIPGAAEKIERTVQIEASTVEIEERGVKLRLTVVDTPGYGDAINCRDCFKTIISYIDEQFERYLHDESGLNRRHIIDNRVHCCFYFISPFGHGLKPLDVEFMKAIHNKVNIVPVIAKADTLSLKERERLKKRILDEIEEHGIKIYHLPDAESDEDEDFKEQTRLLKASIPFCVVGSNQLIEAKGKKVRGRLYPWGVVEVENPEHNDFLKLRTMLITHMQDLQEVTQDLHYENFRSERLKRGGRKIEDEEVNKDQILLEKEAELRRMQEMIARMQAQMQMQMQSGEGDSAVHGHHV, from the exons ATGTCCAAG caacaGCCTGCTCAGTTTACCAATCCAGAAACCCCTGGCTATGTTGGATTTGCAAACCTTCCCAATCAGGTTCACCGGAAGTCTGTGAAAAAGGGGTTTGAATTTACTCTTATGGTGGTTG GTGAATCTGGATTGGGAAAATCTACATTAATAAACAGCCTCTTCTTGACAGATCTCTACCCAGAAAGGATAatcccaggagctgctg AGAAGATTGAACGCACTGTGCAGATTGAAGCATCAACGGTTGAAATTGAAGAGAGGGGTGTGAAACTGCGTCTGACAGTTGTAGATACACCAGGATATGGGGATGCTATCAATTGTCGAGACTG ttttaagACCATAATCTCTTACATTGATGAGCAGTTTGAGCGATATCTGCATGATGAGAGTGGTTTGAACAGAAGGCATATCATAGATAACCGGGTTCATTGCTGCTTCTATTTCATTTCACCGTTTGGTCATGG ccTTAAGCCTCTGGATGTTGAGTTTATGAAGGCCATACACAACAAAGTAAATATTGTACCAGTGATTGCAAAAGCTGATACGCTTTCTCTGAAAGAGCGAGAAAGACTAAAGAAAAGG ATTCTGGATGAAATAGAAGAGCATGGCATCAAGATTTATCACCTGCCTGATGCTGAATCAGATGAGGATGAAGATTTTAAAGAGCAGACCAGACTCCTGAAG GCCAGTATTCCATTTTGCGTAGTGGGATCCAATCAACTCATTGAAGCCAAAGGTAAAAAAGTTAGAGGTCGACTCTACCCATGGGGTGTAGTTGAAGTGGAGAATCCAGAACATAATGACTTCCTGAAGCTGAGGACCATGTTAAT CACCCATATGCAAGATCTTCAGGAGGTGACCCAGGATCTTCACTATGAGAACTTCCGCTCTGAGAGGCTCAAACGAGGCGGCAG GAAAATAGAAGATGAAGAAGTAAATAAAGACCAGATTCTGCttgaaaaagaagctgaa ctTCGTCGCATGCAGGAGATGATTGCGAGAATGCAGGCACAGATGCAGATGCAGATGCAAAGTGGAGAAGGAGATAGTGCAGTTCATGGACACCATGTATAA